The Drosophila biarmipes strain raj3 chromosome 2L, RU_DBia_V1.1, whole genome shotgun sequence genome has a window encoding:
- the LOC108033802 gene encoding E3 ubiquitin-protein ligase lubel isoform X5 codes for MSSGLNSSHFDLSDDSQFHNSLLLQQRQAAGAQRRQMSTSVFNLNTNPRRPLAETQNGSAWLANQRIQQAQSLAQLNCAGCQQSQQHPGWAQHPHHQHPQHQHPDQWSQFGSQQQFNNSNLSLNVGPGYMPQQHPHYPPPVFMTQRGMMPNMYPGAPGYPMMHPGVMGMPPSAASRAASRSRYAASPTPSRKSMSLRRKRNSYVDDELTDDEDSDQDDRRSLVSNRSGMTSASRSQHHHQPRQRRISSASQLIGGDEFDGDQRHGTRQHKIRDRRGSIAKSVQSEYLPERRDNEGTLTRNKPSTDSARTSRIYSDLESEGSGARALVQAKIQQKLQEADQHKSSKKTEPKRRPEMKDENTQAAAVVQKMVTQAKEESASEYEEVVEEVTASESEAEAQAQSPEPQVVPEEIEADDLGPPPSTPDHEWECEFCTFVNEPNIKICSICCKTPSKPPVQPNKVKKVEEKPQPQVAKPSNIKVAAKPEVKPTQKPAQKNQQPSQKTVTGSTKSNTQTSATTTTNPRISPAVNSKNASSIPVKTPPKPTLKTSSENESDNSLAKSILHKESVENIWNTLDESIQAQAEKVLKKAQKVSTGCGGTPPREVEAVEMGTSPPPQSISTQTYDALPFNSKSEEIPTVVPTDRFRTPEPNNMERRPHYRSNSQLPQENERYRSANELRYHDGFGLDPYSAGLVTKRPNFINDLRLLQHQISSPFDMPHETFSVKHEPARDPETEMHIILKELELYKFTVEELEAALKYCSPETHPIQWLRENWHKLVQTVQSLSTKYGQERGENTIGTVSQNEAREALRNSGGNVWQAVADCIQQRQQKYRKLAAKGNFLRDDIVNALTAHQGNVEQALVELNRTQLKPFLMRIWGSPNGVENESGSAIDTKSDIHDFLNTHALDCLQPPLAMGESPSPSSSSAQANPFDPLRTDDSPIKSTYATPSPYQLEDSTLKNLEILIGNMEQNQAKQNQEVLRSIETMLDTFKGKPELEYETDPEIMRILTKSPISTLKPPGSVEDKSSEDVKNFVWQHIQDIVPNLVQQVEQELLEKTEEEIHVEVPQSEAVPTPEPLPEPEPTPTVDPGVYIMEEVIKPNLKEASIREELPPSFIYATEIANFKLEFDRGTERWHEAEWESSDLTDAERIVFKSYMAPKETVKEVVTKTDNLPPSTKTREESAPEVSTKPHKTENIEEAKLGTATPSLAEKEIVNNKLAQQPEILTPSVIEKTINETPTAMENNLQKSTGTQLDDQPSTSREANRKSKLLRQPRKGKFRDQSQKPTNRLKLPKDNEPKENGIKEVQKESIKQSDLVNENAVKDKAADTEANSTSNYIQSVATETVIPTTKNLHSERTVKEIEDFAVIDQNMATPSKIGSDTNQPSDNSESVLTNAATQSTVEAVLKQPNELQEVAKPVSLNEISEPITQDKPSIEDDPLPSTTINEEGSEESYDIAEVASTTQITEANAHPQVDSTIVNVPPSGNTPVKEEYNELSVEDTLPTATIFQPSSTTNEASTSENVGIAPSALSNDHKKSPKRFSKIPVRTLSSNSLRSESRTSNRTPTATDEIEREEIAIEKVEEHIRDKESTSKTEESSVTKQTATPEEIPVTEEIQPDQETNVVEEPAVQPLSLDLEVQTPAAIAVTPTDSEEVFEDAPEFSSSEGTRPHDEAASDAELYSLDSDGQRAETKSPENEVLLLLDEESQLESSIARTSSNASMGSQSTQSESSKVVLKEFIPSGDPAKQNLSELVEDTQRLIKQMRDEISMDEFESTDDEYSDEYSDEYDEGEEEEWYDSEGEEEGDFDAEEGNTYNEHPSYIEEASTGDEGTEIEDIMEEDEDQADEDEAQPTQIALDIEPVISPAPSVTPTNPEAEQITNTEVVSSTGSTTETELQNPVVELILPSQIPEEEAKAEALPIQSPPIITDSETRPAEQPVEIVLEIPLEVEPPIELESVEEPTALPISPAPPIVDSESRPVELPVETVLGEPKKVTPSVKGKGSGAAPKSAKSTVSKIPKPTNEPTNSSSSTPLNKKVPLRSKSFSAPMGISSVKRIQEVYLQKQSSSIVPSRVPLKSTPTTKKSINEAISRFNSNQAEIPSTSGAAAAAAALLKPRSQPRIPKKKYHETCFSDDDYETSASEEETQESNEPLKAELLKRKLSIPVFRAYPSVQEPVIEDPAILARKYVDQELVANIAEAQIAATLVNMKFSEDVALWAAKECSDLDQAIAMLQQECELCMNSYPMNQIVSMLKCLHKCCKQCAKSYFTVQITDRSINDCSCPFCKLPELSNESQHEDEHLEYFSNLDIFLKSILDNDVHELFQRKLRDRTLLQDPNFKWCIQCSSGFFARPKQKRLICPDCGSVTCAQCRKPWERQHEGSSCEAYLEWKRENDPELQAQGVQEHLAQNGIDCPKCKFRYSLARGGCMHFTCTQCKFEFCYGCARPFMMGAKCSVSSYCAKLGLHAHHPRNCLFYLRDKIPMQLQFLLKEQKVKFDTEPVQLKDESSSSSKARAQARCPIPLQKETPQGLVDTVCNTEVPEKHAGMCRTHYVEYLAGKVAKAGIDPLPIFDLTDCVQELRRRGIALPERGPWDTDEIYKGMCSEVIKQHIPLKSA; via the exons ATCCAACAG GCGCAGTCCCTAGCGCAGCTAAACTGCGCTGGCTGTCAGCAGAGCCAGCAGCATCCTGGCTGGGCACAACATCCACATCACCAACATCCCCAGCACCAGCATCCTGACCAGTGGTCTCAGTTTGGCTCCCAGCAGCAGTTCAACAACTCCAACCTGTCCCTCAATGTAGGACCTGGTTACATGCCACAGCAGCATCCGCACTATCCGCCACCTGTTTTTATGACCCAACGTGGAATGATGCCTAATATGTATCCCGGGGCACCCGGCTATCCCATGATGCATCCAG GTGTCATGGGAATGCCACCTTCGGCTGCCTCCAGAGCTGCCTCCCGCTCTCGATATGCCGCCTCCCCGACGCCCAGCCGCAAGTCCATGTCCTTGCGGCGCAAGCGCAACAGCTATGTGGACGACGAACTAACTGATGACGAAGACTCCGACCAGGATGACAGAAGGTCCTTGGTCTCCAACCGATCGGGCATGACGAGCGCCTCGCGCTCCCAGCATCACCATCAGCCACGTCAAAGGCGCATCTCGAGTGCGTCACAGCTGATAGGTGGGGATGAATTTGATGGCGATCAGAGACACGGAACGAGACAGCACAAGATACGAGATCGACGGGGATCCATTGCCAAGTCAGTGCAGAGCGAATATCTGCCGGAGAGACGGGACAATGAAGGAACCCTTACCAGAAATAAGCCATCAACGGACTCCGCTCGGACGAGTCGCATTTACTCTGATTTGGAATCGGAGGGTTCGGGGGCTCGGGCCCTTGTTCAAGCCAAAATCCAGCAGAAGCTCCAGGAAGCAGATCAGCACAAGTCTTCGAAGAAGACGGAGCCAAAGCGAAGGCCTGAGATGAAGGACGAGAACACTCAGGCTGCTGCGGTGGTGCAAAAAATGGTGACCCAGGCCAAGGAGGAGAGTGCCTCGGAATATGAGGAAGTGGTAGAGGAGGTAACTGCCTCAGAAAGTGAGGCAGAGGCTCAGGCTCAGTCACCCGAGCCCCAGGTTGTCCCTGAGGAGATTGAGGCCGACGATCTGGGTCCACCACCTTCCACGCCAGACCACGAATGGGAATGCGAGTTTTGTACGTTTGTGAATGAGCCCAACATTAAGATCTGCTCCATATGCTGCAAGACCCCTAGCAAACCTCCAGTTCAGCCTAACAAAGTCAAGAAGGTGGAAGAAAAACCACAACCTCAAGTTGCAAAGCCCAGTAACATTAAAGTAGCCGCCAAGCCAGAAGTCAAGCCAACGCAGAAGCCCGCTCAGAAGAACCAGCAACCGAGTCAGAAAACAGTAACTGGATCCACCAAGAGCAATACCCAAACctccgccaccaccaccacaaacCCAAGGATTTCGCCAGCTGTTAACTCCAAGAACGCCTCGAGTATTCCCGTCAAGACACCTCCAAAGCCTACGCTGAAAACTTCGTCGGAGAACGAATCCGACAATTCGCTGGCCAAGAGTATACTGCACAAAG AGTCCGTTGAAAACATTTGGAATACTCTGGATGAGAGCATTCAGGCGCAGGCGGAGAAGGTACTTAAGAAGGCACAAAAGGTGTCCACGGGCTGTGGCGGAACTCCGCCTCGGGAAGTAGAGGCCGTGGAAATGGGAACCTCACCGCCGCCCCAGAGCATTTCTACACAA ACCTACGACGCCCTGCCCTTCAATTCAAAGTCGGAGGAGATCCCAACAGTTGTGCCAACAGATCGCTTCAGAACCCCAGAACCGAATAATATGGAGCGACGCCCTCACTACCGCAGCAACTCCCAGCTGCCGCAGGAAAATGAGCGATATCGTAGTGCCAACGAACTGAGGTACCACGATGGCTTCGGCTTGGACCCCTATAGTGCCGGTCTTGTCACCAAGCGACCCAATTTCATAAACGATTTGCGCTTGCTGCAACAT CAAATCTCTTCGCCCTTCGACATGCCCCACGAGACATTCAGCGTGAAGCACGAACCTGCCCGAGatccggaaacggaaatgcaCATCATTCTGAAGGAGCTGGAGCTGTACAAGTTCACAGtcgaggaactggaggccGCTCTGAAATACTGTTCCCCCGAGACGCATCCCATTCAGTGGCTGCGCGAGAACTGGCACAAACTAGTCCAAACGGTGCAGAGTTTGTCCACCAAGTACGGGCAGGAAAGAGGGGAAAACACGATTGGAACCGTATCCCAAAACGAGGCTCGAGAGGCTCTACGAAATTCTGGTGGCAATGTGTGGCAGGCCGTGGCGGACTGCATCCAACAGCGACAGCAGAAGTACCGGAAACTGGCGGCCAAGGGGAACTTCCTGCGGGACGACATCGTGAACGCGCTGACGGCGCACCAAGGTAATGTGGAGCAGGCGCTGGTGGAGCTGAATCGCACGCAACTCAAGCCATTCCTAATGCGCATCTGGGGCTCGCCGAATGGCGTTGAGAATGAGAGTGGCTCGGCCATAGACACCAAGTCGG ATATCCATGACTTCCTGAACACTCATGCTTTGGACTGCCTGCAGCCTCCATTGGCCATGGGGGagagtcccagtcccagttccAGTTCCGCCCAAGCAAATCCCTTCGACCCACTTCGAACTGACGATAGCCCCATAAAGTCCACCTATGCCACACCCAGTCCCTATCAGTTGGAGGACAGCACCCTGAAGAACCTGGAGATACTCATTGGCAACATGGAACAGAATCAGGCCAAGCAGAACCAGGAGGTCCTGCGCTCCATTGAAACCATGCTGGACACTTTCAAGGGCAAGCCGGAGCTGGAGTACGAAACGGATCCGGAGATAATGCGTATCCTCACAAAGAGTCCCATCAGCACGCTGAAACCTCCGGGATCCGTGGAGGATAAGTCTTCCGAGGATGTGAAAAACTTTGTGTGGCAGCACATCCAGGACATTGTGCCCAATCTGGTGCAGCAGGTGGAGCAGGAGCTCCTGGAAAAGACCGAGGAAGAAATTCATGTTGAGGTACCCCAGTCTGAAGCAGTACCTACACCAGAACCTCTTCCTGAACCAGAACCCACTCCCACTGTGGATCCTGGTGTATATATTATGGAGGAGGTCATCAAGCCCAATCTGAAGGAAGCCAGCATTCGTGAAGAGCTACCACCAAGTTTTATTTACGCCACAGAAATAGCCAACTTCAAGCTGGAGTTTGATCGAGGCACTGAGCGATGGCACGAGGCGGAATGGGAGAGCAGTGATCTAACTGATGCGGAACGCATTGTTTTCAAAAGCTATATGGCTCCTAAGGAAACAGTCAAGGAGGTGGttacaaaaacagataacttGCCTCCATCAACTAAAACTCGAGAAGAATCTGCCCCAGAGGTGTCCACCAAACCCCACAAGACTGAAAATATCGAAGAAGCCAAACTAGGAACAGCAACACCCTCATTAGCTGAAAAAGAAATCGTTAATAATAAACTCGCACAACAACCAGAAATATTAACACCTTCAGTTATTGAGAAGACCATTAATGAAACACCGACAGCAATGGAAAATAATCTACAGAAATCGACGGGAACTCAACTCGATGACCAGCCAAGTACAAGCAGAGAAGCTAACAGAAAAAGTAAGCTGCTGAGACAGCCGAGGAAAGGTAAATTCAGGGATCAAAGTCAAAAGCCAACTAACCGTTTAAAGTTACCCAAAGATAATGAACCGAAAGAAAATGGAATCAAAGAAGTACAAAAAGAAAGCATTAAGCAGTCGGATTTGGTTAACGAAAATGCAGTTAAGGACAAAGCAGCAGACACAGAAGCAAATTCTACTTCAAATTATATTCAGTCTGTTGCAACTGAAACCGTTATACCCACTACAAAAAACCTGCATTCTGAAAGAACAGTTAAGGAAATTGAAGACTTTGCAGTAATCGATCAAAATATGGCTACTCCATCAAAGATTGGCAGTGATACTAACCAGCCATCAGATAACTCTGAAAGTGTATTGACCAATGCAGCGACACAAAGTACTGTAGAAGCTGTTTTGAAACAACCCAATGAGCTTCAAGAGGTTGCCAAACCAGTTAGCCTGAACGAAATAAGTGAACCCATTACTCAAGATAAACCAAGTATTGAAGATGATCCTCTGCCAAGCACTACCATTAATGAAGAAGGATCCGAAGAGTCCTATGATATTGCTGAGGTCGCTAGCACAACGCAAATAACTGAAGCTAACGCACATCCCCAAGTAGACTCAACAATTGTAAATGTTCCTCCATCAGGCAATACACCAGTAAAAGAAGAATACAACGAACTTAGTGTAGAAGATACTCTCCCAACGGCAACCATTTTTCAACCATCATCTACAACAAATGAAGCTTCAACATCTGAAAATGTAGGTATAGCTCCCAGTGCCCTATCGAACGATCACAAGAAAAGTCCGAAacgtttttcaaaaattcctGTGAGAACCCTGAGCAGCAACAGCCTTCGCAGTGAAAGTAGGACCAGTAATCGAACTCCAACTGCAACTGATGAGATCGAAAGGGAAGAAATTGCGATCGAAAAGGTAGAAGAACACATTAGGGACAAAGAAAGTACTTCCAAGACAGAAGAATCTTCTGTCACAAAGCAGACAGCTACACCGGAGGAAATTCCAGTTACCGAGGAGATCCAACCTGATCAGGAAACTAACGTTGTTGAAGAACCTGCAGTTCAACCTTTGTCATTAGATCTGGAAGTGCAGACCCCCGCAGCTATAGCAGTTACACCGACTGACTCCGAAGAAGTGTTCGAGGATGCCCCCGAATTTAGCAGCAGTGAGGGAACAAGACCCCATGATGAGGCCGCTTCCGATGCTGAGCTTTATAGTCTCGATAGCGATGGACAGCGGGCTGAGACCAAATCGCCGGAAAATGAAGTGCTCCTTTTACTGGATGAGGAATCCCAACTGGAATCGTCAATAGCCAGGACCAGCAGCAACGCCAGCATGGGCTCCCAGTCAACTCAATCGGAATCATCAAAAGTTGTACTCAAAGAATTCATTCCTTCCGGAGATCCCGCCAAGCAGAACCTCAGCGAATTGGTTGAAGACACCCAGCGGTTGATCAAGCAAATGCGCGATGAGATCAGCATGGATGAGTTTGAGTCCACCGATGATGAATACTCCGATGAGTACTCGGATGAGTATGACGagggcgaggaggaggagtggTACGACAGCGAGGGCGAGGAGGAAGGGGACTTTGATGCGGAGGAGGGCAATACCTACAACGAACACCCTTCCTATATAGAAGAGGCATCCACCGGTGACGAGGGCACCGAAATCGAGGACATAATggaggaggatgaggatcAGGCGGATGAAGACGAGGCACAACCCACACAAATCGCACTAGACATTGAACCAGTCATATCGCCCGCTCCGTCAGTCACGCCCACAAATCCAGAAGCTGAACAGATCACAAACACTGAGGTTGTTTCCTCCACAGGAAGCACCACGGAGACGGAGTTACAAAATCCTGTCGTGGAGTTGATCTTGCCTTCTCAGATACCTGAAGAGGAGGCAAAGGCTGAAGCTCTGCCCATTCAATCTCCTCCCATCATAACTGACTCGGAAACTAGACCTGCGGAACAGCCAGTCGAAATTGTCCTCGAAATCCCCCTAGAAGTAGAGCCTCCCATTGAATTGGAATCCGTTGAAGAACCCACAGCCCTGCCCATATCTCCCGCACCACCCATTGTTGATTCCGAATCCCGACCAGTGGAGCTGCCCGTAGAGACAGTCCTGGGAGAGCCCAAAAAGGTAACCCCGAGCGTAAAAGGCAAAGGCAGCGGTGCTGCTCCAAAATCTGCAAAGTCCACAGTCAGTAAGATTCCCAAGCCCACCAATGAACCCACTAACAGTTCAAGTAGTACTCCCCTAAACAAGAAGGTTCCACTGCGGTCAAAGTCCTTCTCGGCGCCTATGGGTATTTCTTCGGTGAAGAGGATCCAAGAGGTCTACCTCCAAAAACAGAGCTCATCGATTGTGCCCAGTCGAGTGCCGCTCAAGAGCACTCCAACCACCAAAAAGTCCATTAACGAGGCCATTAGCAGGTTTAACTCAAATCAGGCCGAAATACCAAGTACCAGTggagcagcggcggctgcagcGGCATTGCTGAAGCCCCGTTCCCAGCCCCGCATCCCCAAGAAGAAGTACCACGAGACCTGCTTCTCGGACGATGACTACGAGACCTCGGCCTCGGAGGAGGAGACGCAGGAGTCTAACGAACCCCTGAAAGCCGAATTGCTAAAGCGTAAGCTGAGTATCCCTGTCTTCCGGGCGTATCCTAGTGTTCAAGAGCCGGTTATTGAGGACCCTGCG ATCCTGGCTCGCAAATATGTCGATCAGGAACTGGTGGCCAACATCGCAGAGGCCCAGATAGCTGCCACCTTGGTGAACATGAAGTTCTCAGAAGATGTTGCTTTGTGGGCGGCCAAAGAGTGCTCCGACCTGGACCAAGCCATCGCCATGCTCCAGCAGGAGTGCGAGCTCTGCATGAACAGCTACCCCATGAATCAGATCGTGTCCATGCTCAAATGCCTTCACAAGTGCTGCAAACAGTGTGCCAAGAGCTACTTCACAGTGCAG ATAACCGATCGCAGTATCAACGATTGCAGTTGCCCGTTCTGCAAGCTGCCCGAATTGAGCAATGAGTCTCAGCATGAAGATGAGCACCTGGAGTACTTCTCCAACCTGGACATCTTCCTGAAGAGCATCCTGGATAACGACGTGCACGAACTGTTCCAGCGCAAGTTGCGGGATCGCACCCTGCTGCAGGACCCCAACTTCAAGTGGTGCATCCAGTGCTCCTCCGGATTCTTCGCCCGACCCAAGCAGAAGCGGCTGATCTGTCCGGACTGCGGATCAGTCACTTGCGCCCAGTGCCGGAAGCCCTGGGAGCGGCAGCACGAGGGCAGCAGCTGCGAGGCCTATCTGGAGTGGAAGCGCGAAAACGATCCCGAGCTGCAGGCCCAGGGCGTCCAGGAGCATTTGGCCCAGAACGGCATCGACTGCCCCAAGTGCAAGTTCCGATACTCTTTGGCTAG GGGCGGTTGCATGCATTTCACCTGCACCCAGTGCAAATTCGAGTTCTGCTACGGATGTGCCCGACCCTTCATGATGGGCGCCAAGTGTTCGGTTTCCTCGTACTGCGCCAAACTCGGTCTGCATGCGCACCACCCACGCAATTGCCTGTTCTACCTGAGGGACAAGATCCCCATGCAGCTGCAGTTCCTGCTCAAGGAGCAGAAGGTCAAGTTCGACACAGAGCCTGTGCAGCTAAAGGATGAGTCTAGTAGCTCCTCCAAGGCCCGTGCCCAGGCCCGGTGCCCGATCCCGTTGCAAAAGGAGACACCACAGGGCCTCGTCGATACCGTGTGCAACACCGAGGTGCCCGAAAAGCACGCTGGCATGTGTCG CACCCACTACGTTGAGTATTTGGCTGGCAAGGTGGCAAAGGCTGGCATCGACCCGCTGCCCATCTTCGATTTGACGGACTGCGTCCAGGAGCTTCGGAGGCGTGGCATCGCCCTGCCAGAGCGAGGACCCTGGGACACCGACGAGATCTACAAGGGCATGTGCTCCGAG GTAATCAAACAGCATATTCCACTGAAATCGGCATGA
- the LOC108034033 gene encoding serine/threonine-protein kinase meng-po, producing the protein MGTIEKRSFSFRLRRSFGDGGSTNSRNSNNNSSTCTNHNNQKRCSTPLTPTSTSTGRLEVPGAASVSRRSSIYKKPDKNDGGQIHLIPDVELPLMTFADQYNIEKTLAEGCFAKILLCRHRPTNTLVVLKAVHAELTTIKEFQKEFHYNYELSHHHHILSAYAVAFQTMDYYVFAMEHAPYGDLASNIGPNGLHENACKLISEQLSSALGFMHSKSLVHRDLKIENILVFTPDFTRVKLCDFGATTKKGLLVHKVKHTWTSCVPPEQLELIKNERFQCLPVSDSWQFGILLYNILTGNPPWTSADWVKDQAYANFMKYEQRKTTKVPDNFRRFSPRLMRCFRKYLSHDPEDRCKITEVAKYMKDRWVECRISTSKSATLISPTNHDQDSCIYLNQREGRLSGDENKLRFKRMMSTYGLDIPIDQAMVRRRVWDWLSTCDANFDPDVESLHALDLMQ; encoded by the coding sequence AAAAACGCTCATTCTCCTTCCGGCTGCGCCGCTCCTTCGGCGATGGAGGCAGCACCAACAGCcggaacagcaacaacaacagcagcacctGCACCAACCACAACAACCAGAAGCGGTGCAGCACACCCCTCACGCCGACGAGCACGAGCACCGGGCGCCTGGAGGTGCCTGGAGCGGCCTCCGTGAGCCGGCGGAGCAGCATCTACAAGAAGCCGGACAAGAACGACGGCGGCCAGATCCACCTCATTCCGGACGTGGAGCTGCCTCTGATGACCTTCGCCGACCAGTACAACATCGAGAAGACGCTGGCCGAGGGCTGCTTCGCCAAGATCCTGCTGTGCCGGCACAGACCCACCAACACGCTGGTGGTGCTGAAGGCGGTGCACGCCGAGCTGACCACGATcaaggagttccagaaggaGTTCCACTACAACTACGAGCTCtcgcaccaccaccacatcCTGAGCGCCTACGCGGTGGCCTTCCAGACGATGGACTACTACGTGTTCGCCATGGAGCATGCACCCTATGGAGATCTGGCCTCGAACATTGGGCCCAATGGCCTGCACGAGAACGCCTGCAAACTGATCTCGGAGCAGCTAAGCTCCGCCCTCGGCTTCATGCACTCTAAGAGCCTGGTGCACCGCGATCTGAAGATCGAGAACATCCTGGTCTTCACGCCGGACTTCACGCGGGTGAAGCTCTGCGACTTTGGGGCCACCACCAAGAAGGGTCTGCTGGTGCACAAGGTGAAGCACACGTGGACCAGCTGTGTGCCGCCCGAGCAGCTGGAGCTGATCAAGAACGAGCGGTTCCAGTGCCTGCCGGTCAGTGATTCCTGGCAGTTCGGCATCCTGCTGTACAACATCCTCACCGGCAATCCCCCTTGGACATCCGCCGACTGGGTCAAGGATCAGGCGTATGCCAACTTCATGAAATACGAACAGCGCAAGACAACCAAGGTGCCGGATAACTTCAGAAGATTCTCTCCCCGGCTGATGCGCTGCTTCCGGAAGTATCTGAGCCACGATCCCGAGGACCGCTGCAAGATCACCGAGGTGGCCAAGTACATGAAGGACCGCTGGGTGGAGTGCCGCATCTCCACCTCCAAGTCGGCCACCCTCATCTCGCCCACCAACCACGACCAGGACTCCTGCATCTACCTCAACCAGCGGGAGGGTCGTCTCTCCGGGGACGAGAACAAGCTGCGCTTCAAGCGGATGATGTCCACCTATGGCCTGGACATCCCCATCGACCAGGCGATGGTGCGACGGCGCGTCTGGGATTGGCTCTCCACCTGCGATGCCAACTTCGATCCGGACGTGGAGAGTCTGCACGCCCTGGATCTGATGCAGTAG